Genomic DNA from Oryza sativa Japonica Group chromosome 5, ASM3414082v1:
ACAAATATGGTTTAATCAGTGTGATCAAATTAGCCCGTAAAGATTCAATTAGAAATAACAGTAACGCAGAAACCTGTATGCCGAGAAGTTCAGACAATCGCGGTACAAGGGGAGCCAAGCTAAACTTGGGAGTAACACCCTTTGGGCGACCCTGCACATTTATAGGAGAAAACGAATAAGATCACAATTGATTCATATGCAACGAGTAAAAAGATTGGTCACATATTACTTTGCTAGATTATTTGCAACAACATTTGATAACCAATTTTAGCCTTTCAAACAGCACAACAAGAAAAATTCGTGCCTAATAAGACACTATGCACAACAATCATCCCATGGAATCAGATGAGATCACAGCGACTGGCATCCCGCAGGTTCTGAGATCCTGCATTGTATATCTGTGACAAGTAGCGTTACATTGAGGAAAAAGATGAGGGACGGAGGCTTTACCAGGTGGCTGGAGAGGATGACCTTGGCACCGTTCTTGATAAGGTACTGGATGGTGGGGATGGCGGCGCGGACACGGGTGTCGTCGGTGATGTTCTGGTTGTCGTCGAGCGGGACGTTGAGGTCGGCGCGCACGAACACGCGCTTCCcctcgaggtcggcggcggtgaggtcCCCGACGCTCTTCTTCGccatggtggcgacggcgcgcgtcccgcgcgaggacgacgacgccgcctgcCGGCACCGCGACGCGACGTGGGTCGCCAGCCGCGGGTCCGCGGCCGCCGCGAACGCCAGCGACCGCGCCGGCTGGCACCCGGCCGCCAGCCCCCCGCGCCgtagcggcgacgcggcggcgggccccaccgccgcggcgcgcctggcggcgagggagagcgaGGACGTGGTCGGCGCGGCCGCGGACGCCATTGGGGGAGGACGAGGGAGCGCGCGCGGAGGCTGGAACGCGGAGAAGGTGGGAGGCGGGAGGGGGACGAGGGGTTGGGGGGTTCGTAAAGAAAGAGGGTTTTGTGGacgagaggggggagggggagatttGCTTATCGCTGGCGAGAGGTTGGGAACTTGGGAATTGGGATGGGAGGTGGGGGTCGATGATACCGGTGGTTgtgtgggggaggaggcggcggtgatcgccgcgacggcgacgtgtGGGGCTTGCTGCCTTCCGTGATCGCCGTTGTTTTTTTGTGTGATCCGTGTGATCGAATCGATCGATCGGAGTTTGGAGAAAACTTGTCCATTTTCGTGTGATTCGTTGAAcacaatttttttctctttttttagacaaaacactttttttttctcgaggcCAGTTCAGCGGTAGGGATTTATCAATTTGTCATTGGCATATTCTTTGTCACAGCATACTACCATAGCACATCTCGTGGAACATGCTACGGAGTATATGATTATTGTTTACTGCTTGATCAACCTGACACCCACATGACTGTTAATTTTGTATGCCATTTTTTTTACAAGGCTGTGTAAGAAAAGTGCAATTGAActttcttcctttctttttagCTGAGAATGCAGGAAGCAAGAGTATTATTTTGTGTTGTATATGTTAAACTGGAggggaaaaaatagaaaattcgATCCATAACATAGGAAAGAAAGCGGTACAAAAAATGGCACAATAATTTTTCGCTTTCGATTAGAAGCACATGCCACCGGTTTTTCTTCACCCCGTAACACTTCCGTCGTGGTCATCGTTCCAGTGAACTGGTTAGTTGTTAGTCAAGAGTTAGAAAGACCATATTGCCTTCATGCCTTGGTTCATATGAGCCACATGGAGGAGATGATTGCCGGCCATCCAGAGTTCCTCGACCGCGCCGTTCCATCTCTCGACGCTCGGCTCAACTTCACCAAGAACGCGTGCCAAAGCTAGCCATGGCCACCGCGGTGAGGGTAATCACCAAGTGGGGCCACCCCACCGCGGACATCACCCACCTCGTTGTCTCCACTAACGCCGGCGCCCACTCCCTTGGGACCGACGAGTGGCTCGCGGCACTCCTCGGCCTCCGTGCCACCGTCCAACGCACCATCCTCTACATGCACGGCTGCTCCGCCAGCTGCAGCGCGCTTCGCCTCACCAAGGACATCGCCGAGAACAACCACGGGGCGCGCGTGCTCGTGGCCTGCACGGAGGTCTTCCTCATAgtgttcgccgcccccgacaaGGCCCACCTTGACACCCTCGTCACGCATTGCCATTTGGCAACGACGCCAGCGCCGTCATTGTGGGCACCGACCCGAGAGCTCCCGTTGAACACTCTGTCTTCCACATGGTGTATAATCGGATGGGGAGCGAGAGCTAGGGTTTGGTGAAGACAAAGAATAAAGAGAACGAGATGACACAGAATGGGAGATTAaggcgaggaagacgaagggcAAATGGGtccaacaattttttttcatacttcAGTGTAATGCTGTTAACTACAAACCTGACTGAAGTGCTATGGGGCGAAGAAAAATCGGTGGCCTGTGCTTCTGATCGAAAGCGAAAAATTCTTATgctattttttggttttttttgcgtgtgctatgataaaaaaaaaggcaccaAGAGATACTAAATAACACGGGGAAATAAAATTTATCGCATAAAGATGACACGAGATGAAGTTTTTAGCATATGAAAGCCACGTTGGCGTGCTTGTCGCGGCAGTAAAGTCCAGGCTGCTGAGTGTACCCTTGCTTGGCGAGCAGCTCCCGCGCTCTCCGCACGAGCTCCATGTTGGTCACCTTCCCGCGGCGCTCCTCGGCGAGGACGCTCTGGATGGCGTCGCTGAGCGCGCCGTACGACACGCCCTCCGGTGTGGTGGCGTCCGCCGAGGTCTCGTCGGTTTGGCACCCGCTGATCAGCACGCCGTTGCGCGGCAACGGCCTCGTCTCCGGCGCCCcttgcttcgccgccgccgcctcgccctcgccgtcgacgcgcTCTGGCTTAGCTTTATCCGGGTGCTCCTCGCTCGCCGTGGCGCTGCCGTGTCTGCGACCCAGCATGGCATTCACGAGCCGCCTGATCTTGGGGCTCGCGTCGTCGCCGAAGTGGTGGAACAGCGTCGTCCGGATCGAGCccacgccgacgtcgtcctTCCCGGTCCTCTCCCTGAGCATCTCCACGAACGTCGAGAGCGGCAGCGACCGGTTCTTGATGCCGGCGCGCGTCGCGTCGGCGGCCAGCAGCTCTGCCTGCGAGCGTGGTGGTTGATCCTCTCCCACGCCATCGCGGCTGCGGCTACCGATGATCCGTTGGCCACCGCGGCGAGGAAGATGGCGCAGCGCGATCTGCAGGAGGGAGGCGCACGAGCACGTGCCGGGAGAGGGAGCTTGCTGCCGGCGCAACTCTCTCTCCCGTTGCTGGATCTTGCTCTGCTTCGTGCTGCTCCCTATCTGCTCCTTGGTCTTGTCGATGAGCCCGCCGCTGTGGCACGAGTCGGAGACCATGGTGAACAGGCAGCCATCCGGGACTTTCTGCACGAGCTCCGTGAAATCTTGGTCTGCATCATCCAGCTCTCGTGTCAAATGAGTGATAGCCATATATACTGGGTGTTAGCGAGAGATCAGGTGTTTGTCTCCGATATCACCTTTGATCAGGTTCATGTCGCAGGGCACGATGCACTCGTCGTAGccggtgtcgtcgtcgtcaccgccggtCTCGATCGGCAGCTGCAAGCCGTGGCCACTGTAGTGGAAGAAGAGGGTGTCCCCGGGCCGCGCGTCGCCGACGAGCCGCTCGAGCTCGAGCCGGATGTTGGCACCCGTGGGCTGCGGCGTGGAcgggtcggcgtcggcgaggacgcggatGTCGGCCTCGTCGAAGCCGAAGCGGTCGACGAGGCAGCGCCGCATGCGGGCCACGTCGTTGAGGCAGCCCTTCAGCTCCCCCTCCGTGCCGGCGTAGTTGATGCCCACCAGCACCGCTCTCTTCCGCCCCATCGTCGTGTTCGTCGCCGGCGATGTGATCGATCAATCGCCACCGCGGCTGTGAGCaccggcgagccggcgaggtGTGTGCACTCTGCCGGGACACCGGTTTGGGTTGGTGGGGCGGCGAGCTGCCGTTCCGATAGGTTGGCACTGGCAGAGTGGCAGTTTTGTGGTGGGTTGGTGGAGCTCTGATGAGTGATGAGTGCGGTAGCGCGAGGTGATCGTCGCTGCCAGGGCGCGCGCTTTCTTGTATTGGCTAGTGATGCCACTCGACACTGGCAGATCGGCTGGTGTGCCTGAGTGCCTGACCAGGTTGGCTGGAGGCTGCCATTCTA
This window encodes:
- the LOC4339205 gene encoding metacaspase-6, translated to MGRKRAVLVGINYAGTEGELKGCLNDVARMRRCLVDRFGFDEADIRVLADADPSTPQPTGANIRLELERLVGDARPGDTLFFHYSGHGLQLPIETGGDDDDTGYDECIVPCDMNLIKDQDFTELVQKVPDGCLFTMVSDSCHSGGLIDKTKEQIGSSTKQSKIQQRERELRRQQAPSPGTCSCASLLQIALRHLPRRGGQRIIGSRSRDGVGEDQPPRSQAELLAADATRAGIKNRSLPLSTFVEMLRERTGKDDVGVGSIRTTLFHHFGDDASPKIRRLVNAMLGRRHGSATASEEHPDKAKPERVDGEGEAAAAKQGAPETRPLPRNGVLISGCQTDETSADATTPEGVSYGALSDAIQSVLAEERRGKVTNMELVRRARELLAKQGYTQQPGLYCRDKHANVAFIC
- the LOC107280987 gene encoding bisdemethoxycurcumin synthase, with amino-acid sequence MATAVRVITKWGHPTADITHLVVSTNAGAHSLGTDEWLAALLGLRATVQRTILYMHGCSASCSALRLTKDIAENNHGARVLVACTEVFLIVFAAPDKAHLDTLVTHCHLCNAVNYKPD